The proteins below come from a single Bombyx mori chromosome 19, ASM3026992v2 genomic window:
- the FDL gene encoding fused lobes codes for MMSWGDALWLGLTARFARVGRLRRAVLMLAAAACTAAAVLYWKQQTDDSANRPLHSMYSGIEPQWSWLCQHDRCERYQASDTTTLQSLQTCNMLCASTQLWPQPTGPVSLASAAVPVRSDRFSLKVIASPSRDVTKHLNEAFIVMQNHMRTLEHGVVGENRRSDIGPPRDVLVKVSVNGSGDPRMRLDTNESYKLALRPSGNSLVVDITAHSFCGARHGLETLLQVTWLDPYAGSLLILEAATVVDAPRFPYRGLLLDTARNFFPVSELLRTIDAMAANKLNTFHWHVSDSQSFPWKLDSAPQLAQHGAYGPGAVYTSDDVRTIVKYARIRGIRVLMEIDTPAHVGRAFGWGPEAGLGHLAHCIEAEPWSSYCGEPPCGQLNPRNPHIYDLLEHVYREIIQLTGVDDIFHLGGDEVSEQCWAKHFNDTDPMDLWMEFTRQAMHVLERANGGKAPELTLLWSSRLTRSPYLERLDPKRFGVHVWGASQWPESRAVLDAGFRSVISHVDAWYLDCGFGSWRDSSDGHCGPYRSWQQVYEHRPWATETPESAAWPVEGGAACQWTEQLGPGGLDARVWPRTAALAERLWADRAEGATADVYLRLDTQRARLVARGVRAAPLWPRWCSHNPHACL; via the exons ATGATGTCGTGGGGTGATGCATTATGGCTTGGCTTGACGGCGAGATTTGCGAGGGTGGGGCGGCTGCGACGAGCCGTGCTCATGCTAGCCGCGGCCGCCTGCACCGCTGCTGCTGTACTCTACTGGAAACAGCAGACTGACGACAGCGCCAACAGACCGCTTCACTCCATGTATTC GGGCATCGAACCTCAGTGGTCTTGGTTATGTCAACACGACCGATGCGAGAGGTATCAAGCATCGGATACGACGACGCTACAGTCGCTGCAGACTTGCAACATGCTGTGCGCCTCCACCCAGCTCTGGCCACAGCCGACGGGGCCTGTCAGCCTCGCATCGGCGGCTGTGCCCGTGAGATCGGACCGCTTCTCCCTCAAAGTTATAGCGTCACCATCACGCGACGTCACCAAACACTTAAACGAAGCGTTTATCGTGATGCAAAATCACATGCGAACTTTAGAACATGGCGTGGTCGGTGAAAACCGTCGATCTGACATAGGACCCCCGCGGGACGTACTGGTGAAGGTATCCGTGAACGGATCCGGCGACCCTCGTATGCGGCTCGACACGAACGAAAGCTACAAACTCGCCTTACGGCCCTCCGGCAATTCCCTCGTCGTAGACATCACAGCGCATTCGTTCTGCGGAGCGAGACACGGCCTCGAAACACTTTTGCAGGTCACCTGGCTGGATCCGTACGCCGGATCGCTACTCATACTAGAAGCGGCAACTGTAGTTGATGCCCCTCGTTTTCCTTACCGTGGCCTGCTTCTGGATACGGCTCGTAATTTTTTCCCCGTCAGTGAGCTTCTCCGCACCATAGACGCGATGGCCGCGAACAAACTAAATACGTTCCACTGGCACGTGAGCGATTCACAATCGTTTCCGTGGAAGTTAGACAGCGCACCCCAACTGGCGCAGCACGGCGCCTACGGACCGGGCGCAGTGTACACGTCCGACGACGTGAGAACAATTGTTAAATACGCACGCATCAGAGGAATCCGGGTGCTGATGGAAATAGACACACCGGCGCACGTCGGTCGAGCTTTCGGTTGGGGTCCGGAGGCTGGCCTCGGCCACTTAGCGCACTGCATAGAGGCGGAACCCTGGAGTTCCTACTGCGGAGAACCTCCGTGCGGCCAACTGAATCCTCGCAACCCTCACATATACGATTTACTAGAACACGTCTACAGGGAGATCATTCAATTAACTGGGGTCGACGACATCTTCCACCTTGGTGGCGATGAGGTGTCGGAACAGTGCTGGGCTAAGCACTTCAATGATACGGATCCGATGGATCTTTGGATGGAGTTCACGCGACAAGCCATGCACGTTCTCGAACGAGCGAATGGGGGTAAAGCGCCAGAGCTCACTCTGCTTTGGTCATCGCGATTGACGCGCTCCCCGTACCTCGAACGCCTCGACCCAAAACGCTTTGGCGTACATGTGTGGGGCGCGTCGCAGTGGCCCGAGTCGCGTGCGGTTTTGGACGCCGGCTTCCGATCGGTGATCTCGCACGTGGACGCCTGGTACCTCGACTGCGGGTTCGGGTCGTGGCGCGACAGCTCGGACGGACACTGCGGGCCGTACCGGTCGTGGCAGCAGGTGTACGAGCACCGACCGTGGGCGACGGAAACGCCCGAGAGCGCGGCATGGCCGGTGGAGGGTGGCGCAGCGTGCCAGTGGACGGAGCAGTTGGGTCCGGGCGGGTTGGACGCGCGCGTGTGGCCCCGGACGGCAGCTCTGGCGGAGCGGCTGTGGGCAGACCGTGCCGAGGGCGCCACGGCGGATGTGTACTTGCGGCTCGACACACAGCGGGCGCGGCTGGTGGCGCGGGGGGTGCGGGCGGCGCCGCTGTGGCCGCGCTGGTGCTCCCACAACCCGCACGCGTGCCTCTAG